The following are encoded in a window of Amphibacillus xylanus NBRC 15112 genomic DNA:
- a CDS encoding IS110 family RNA-guided transposase: MRCVIAFDVSRKSSTMAAYNEQGNCEFEGRLIHSKTGFSNLSKIIKDLSEKNNYTLEFVFEATGVYSAALERFLRENNLVYYSLNPLLAHLNTQSLRRNKTDISDAHQLAKNHFKNDYFQTYREDSYYEQMRTMSRRYDEIMKEKIQYKNRLHASLQLSFPDFDTAFINKSKLYYNLVQVFPHPNLILKRSKTVIKNRIKKCTKKNYSLKKLEERAILLIEIAKDSFPAVDETDYSCELVRDYAKKILEMEEEQDEIIQRMTEMSKDRKEYRILRSFPGIKDKLACRIIAELGDLTRFKNNKQLNAYAGIDIVRYQSGNMEYKDRINKRGNSRLRGILYFMIVSMLSAKGKQINHLVDYYYKLKKQPYNKHHKVAVVACMNKFLKVTFHLIQNDLLYDYEKASSQQ; the protein is encoded by the coding sequence ATGAGATGCGTTATTGCTTTCGACGTTAGTCGAAAGAGTAGTACCATGGCCGCTTACAACGAGCAAGGTAACTGTGAATTTGAAGGGAGGTTAATTCATTCAAAAACGGGATTCTCTAATTTAAGTAAAATCATTAAAGATCTAAGTGAAAAGAATAATTATACCTTAGAATTTGTTTTTGAAGCGACTGGAGTATATTCGGCTGCTTTAGAACGATTCTTACGAGAGAATAATCTCGTTTATTATTCTTTAAATCCTTTATTAGCACACCTTAACACCCAATCTCTAAGAAGAAACAAAACAGATATAAGTGATGCGCATCAACTGGCTAAGAATCATTTTAAAAACGATTATTTCCAAACTTATCGCGAAGATTCTTATTACGAACAGATGCGTACAATGTCACGTCGCTATGATGAGATTATGAAAGAGAAGATTCAGTACAAAAATCGACTACATGCATCATTACAATTATCTTTCCCAGACTTTGATACGGCTTTTATTAACAAATCAAAACTTTATTATAATCTTGTACAAGTATTCCCTCACCCAAACTTGATATTAAAACGATCTAAAACAGTTATTAAAAATCGTATTAAAAAATGCACTAAGAAAAACTATTCATTAAAAAAGTTAGAGGAAAGAGCAATTTTATTGATTGAAATCGCAAAGGATTCATTTCCAGCAGTTGATGAAACAGACTATTCTTGTGAGTTAGTAAGGGATTATGCCAAGAAAATATTAGAGATGGAGGAAGAGCAAGATGAAATCATTCAAAGAATGACAGAAATGTCAAAAGACCGTAAAGAATACAGGATCCTTCGGTCATTTCCCGGAATAAAAGATAAATTAGCCTGTAGAATCATAGCTGAACTAGGGGATTTAACACGTTTTAAAAATAATAAACAACTAAATGCATACGCCGGTATAGATATCGTAAGATATCAGTCTGGAAATATGGAGTATAAAGATCGTATAAATAAACGAGGTAATAGTAGACTGCGTGGTATTTTGTATTTTATGATTGTCTCAATGCTTTCTGCTAAAGGAAAACAAATAAATCATTTAGTTGATTATTATTATAAATTAAAAAAACAACCCTATAATAAGCATCATAAGGTTGCAGTAGTCGCTTGTATGAATAAATTCTTGAAAGTCACATTTCATCTTATTCAAAACGACCTATTGTATGATTATGAGAAAGCTTCAAGCCAACAATAA
- a CDS encoding methionine ABC transporter permease has protein sequence MNVDWITFWPRVVEATGETIFMVASTLFFGTILGLTIGLLLYVSRDNHLLENKFVFNLLNFVINLIRPIPFIIFLVAISPITRQVIGTTIGTVAAIFPMTIVASFSIARVVENNLVNIDPGVIEAAQAMGAGPLRIICTVLIPEALGPLILGLTFMTISLIDFSAIAGTVGGGGLGHLAMTYGYQRFDTSVMAVTVLILIVLVQSAQWVGNTISRKIMRK, from the coding sequence ATGAACGTTGATTGGATAACTTTTTGGCCGAGAGTCGTTGAAGCAACAGGTGAAACGATCTTCATGGTTGCGAGTACACTGTTCTTCGGTACAATTTTAGGCTTAACGATTGGGTTATTGTTATATGTTTCAAGAGATAATCATCTGCTTGAAAACAAGTTTGTCTTCAATCTATTAAACTTTGTTATTAATTTAATTCGCCCAATTCCATTTATTATATTTTTAGTTGCAATTTCACCAATTACGCGTCAAGTCATTGGCACAACGATTGGTACGGTTGCTGCGATTTTCCCAATGACGATTGTGGCGAGCTTTTCGATTGCTCGAGTTGTTGAAAATAACCTTGTCAATATTGATCCAGGTGTCATTGAAGCAGCTCAGGCTATGGGGGCAGGTCCATTGAGAATCATTTGTACTGTGCTAATCCCAGAAGCGCTTGGTCCACTGATCCTTGGCTTAACATTTATGACAATTAGTTTAATCGACTTTTCAGCAATTGCAGGAACAGTTGGAGGGGGTGGTTTGGGACATCTGGCAATGACTTACGGCTATCAACGGTTCGATACAAGTGTGATGGCGGTGACGGTGTTAATATTAATCGTTCTTGTTCAAAGTGCTCAGTGGGTTGGTAACACAATTTCTAGAAAGATCATGAGAAAGTAA
- a CDS encoding M20 family metallopeptidase gives MTISKTVEQRLFESIEENRELYIKTSHQIHEKPEIGNQEYFASDLHSFNLKKFGFQVEQGVAGHETAFYAVKDSKKPGPTIAYLAEYDALPGLGHACGHNIIGTTSIAAAVALGEEIEKTGGRVVVLGTPAEEGGPNGSAKGSFADQGFLEDVDVALMLHPGGKTSLTPESLAVDPLDFKFYGKPAHASGAPHLGVNALDGVIQLFNGINALRQQLPSDVRIHGIITHGGDAPNIIPEFASARFYIRAESWKKTEETSEKVRAVAKGAALATGTKVVIERFQNVVKDLVPTPLLDEVLAEALTAVGEEVIIEKRKGKGSTDAGNISYEVPTAHGGIKIGPDDLAGHTVEFREAAKSPEGDQAIITGAKALAITGYRLLTDQDLLNKVKENHQQALEQKRALA, from the coding sequence ATGACAATTAGTAAAACTGTAGAACAGAGGCTATTTGAGTCAATTGAAGAAAACCGAGAGTTATACATTAAAACAAGTCATCAAATTCATGAAAAACCTGAAATCGGCAATCAGGAGTACTTTGCTTCTGACCTTCATAGTTTTAATTTGAAAAAGTTTGGTTTTCAAGTTGAGCAGGGTGTCGCAGGACACGAAACGGCATTTTATGCAGTTAAGGATAGTAAAAAGCCTGGCCCTACTATTGCATATCTTGCAGAGTACGATGCATTACCTGGTCTTGGTCATGCATGTGGTCATAATATAATTGGAACAACAAGTATCGCTGCTGCAGTTGCGTTAGGTGAAGAGATTGAAAAGACAGGCGGCCGTGTTGTTGTTCTAGGTACACCAGCTGAAGAGGGGGGCCCTAATGGTAGTGCGAAGGGTAGTTTTGCAGATCAAGGCTTCCTAGAGGATGTTGATGTTGCTTTAATGCTACATCCAGGTGGTAAAACAAGCTTAACACCTGAATCATTAGCTGTTGACCCACTCGACTTTAAATTTTATGGTAAGCCAGCACACGCCTCTGGTGCACCACATTTAGGTGTCAATGCATTAGATGGTGTGATTCAATTATTTAATGGTATAAACGCCTTACGACAACAACTACCTAGTGATGTTCGGATTCATGGAATCATTACGCATGGCGGAGATGCACCGAATATTATCCCTGAGTTTGCATCGGCACGATTTTATATTCGTGCGGAATCATGGAAGAAGACCGAAGAAACATCTGAAAAGGTGCGTGCAGTTGCAAAGGGAGCAGCTTTAGCAACGGGTACAAAAGTTGTTATCGAACGTTTTCAAAATGTGGTTAAAGATTTAGTGCCAACACCGCTATTAGATGAAGTATTGGCAGAAGCATTAACAGCGGTTGGTGAAGAGGTTATTATTGAAAAACGAAAAGGTAAAGGTTCAACAGATGCAGGTAATATCAGTTATGAAGTTCCAACTGCACATGGTGGTATTAAGATTGGTCCGGATGATTTAGCTGGTCATACTGTCGAATTCCGTGAAGCGGCAAAATCACCTGAAGGAGATCAAGCAATTATTACAGGTGCTAAAGCTTTAGCGATTACCGGGTACCGCTTGTTAACTGATCAAGATTTATTAAATAAAGTAAAAGAAAATCATCAGCAAGCGCTCGAACAAAAACGTGCCTTAGCATAA
- a CDS encoding LytR/AlgR family response regulator transcription factor — MIRVAIVEDEVNYQKQLIEYLQRFEKERDEAIQIETFTDGDQFVENYQAQFDLILMDVQMPLMDGMSAAEEIRKIDSEVVIIFITNMPQFAIKGYAVDALDYILKPISYFQFSERLNRAINRMERRETQHVTVKLKDGVIRLETSDIYFIESQGHDLIFTTKKGSYVATGTMKDLESELEKFHFFRGHRGYLINLQHVDGTNENGAIVGGAEIPISRSKKKPFMKALASYWGEVIK; from the coding sequence ATGATACGAGTTGCAATTGTAGAAGATGAGGTTAATTATCAAAAGCAGCTGATAGAGTATCTTCAAAGGTTTGAGAAAGAACGAGATGAAGCCATCCAAATTGAAACCTTTACCGACGGTGATCAATTTGTTGAAAATTATCAGGCACAGTTTGATCTGATTTTAATGGATGTACAAATGCCGTTGATGGATGGTATGTCGGCGGCAGAGGAAATTAGAAAGATAGACTCAGAGGTCGTGATCATCTTTATTACGAATATGCCACAGTTCGCCATTAAAGGTTATGCTGTTGATGCTTTGGACTATATCCTAAAACCAATTTCATACTTCCAGTTTTCAGAACGCTTAAATCGTGCAATTAATCGGATGGAAAGAAGAGAGACTCAACATGTGACAGTTAAATTGAAAGATGGTGTCATACGGCTAGAGACTTCTGATATTTACTTTATTGAGAGTCAGGGGCATGATCTAATTTTTACGACAAAGAAAGGGAGCTATGTTGCAACGGGAACAATGAAAGACTTAGAAAGTGAATTAGAGAAATTCCATTTCTTTCGTGGGCACCGAGGTTATTTAATCAATTTACAGCATGTCGATGGCACAAATGAAAACGGCGCTATAGTGGGTGGAGCAGAAATCCCAATTAGTCGTTCTAAAAAGAAACCTTTTATGAAGGCGCTCGCTAGTTATTGGGGTGAGGTGATTAAATGA
- a CDS encoding MetQ/NlpA family ABC transporter substrate-binding protein produces the protein MKKFKSLLVLLVVLFLVACDSTSGKTATADDPVLVKIGVNGSDGKQWPILKEKAAKEGIEIELVEFTDYTIPNNALAEGEVDLNAFQHFSFLAQYVNESGNDLYPIGSTVFAPLGLYSEKITNISELKAGDKIAIPDDPSNQARALRLLESAGLITLADDFGLFGDPSKVIDNPLNLEIIPMVAQQTPRVLPDVAGSIINNGIAGQAGFDPANDPIYRESGEDESVYPYINLIAARTEDKDNEVYKKIVELYQEPDIAAAIAEDTNHGSFIIELSDEEIEQLFEELKQGN, from the coding sequence ATGAAAAAGTTTAAGAGTTTATTAGTTTTACTTGTCGTCTTGTTTCTAGTCGCGTGTGATTCAACAAGTGGTAAGACTGCAACAGCAGATGATCCTGTACTTGTCAAAATTGGAGTGAACGGTTCAGACGGTAAGCAGTGGCCAATTTTAAAAGAAAAAGCTGCAAAAGAAGGCATTGAAATCGAGTTAGTTGAGTTCACCGATTATACAATTCCAAACAATGCACTTGCTGAAGGTGAAGTTGATTTAAATGCTTTCCAACACTTTTCCTTCTTAGCACAGTACGTTAATGAAAGTGGCAATGACCTTTATCCGATTGGTTCAACAGTTTTTGCACCGTTAGGTCTTTATTCAGAAAAAATAACAAATATCAGTGAATTAAAAGCAGGCGACAAAATTGCAATTCCAGATGACCCATCGAACCAAGCACGAGCATTGCGATTATTAGAGAGCGCTGGTTTGATTACACTTGCAGATGATTTTGGTCTGTTTGGTGATCCAAGCAAGGTAATAGATAACCCACTAAATCTTGAAATTATCCCAATGGTAGCACAGCAAACACCGCGCGTTTTACCAGATGTCGCTGGATCTATTATCAACAACGGAATTGCCGGTCAGGCTGGTTTTGATCCTGCGAATGACCCAATTTACAGAGAATCAGGTGAGGATGAGAGTGTCTATCCATACATCAATTTGATTGCAGCTCGAACAGAAGATAAAGATAACGAAGTCTATAAAAAGATTGTTGAATTGTATCAAGAACCAGATATTGCAGCAGCCATTGCTGAAGATACAAATCACGGGTCGTTTATTATTGAGTTATCCGATGAGGAAATTGAACAGTTATTTGAGGAGTTAAAGCAAGGGAATTAA
- a CDS encoding GHKL domain-containing protein has translation MIDVLPDIPRVYTALAEWIACIIYISILKRHLRRSHLVLFASLALIVQITFLVVTDYLSLAFWIPSMAMAVILMFIFIYKSTQLNFLDAGYFTVKAFVLAELVASFQWQLHNFFWKQGFTDSLQEIILLILVYGSAFLAIWFLERKHIPEDGMMNVSRRELVSVVVIGVAVFAISNLSFVTSKTPFSGQYAQEILNIRTLVDLGGFTILHAYHLQLTDLRIKHELRAMQYILQSQYTQYQQSKESIEMINYKYHDLKNQIIALKAETDSDKRHAYLEKMEEEIKAYEAEHKTGNHVLDTVLKSKSLYCIKNEITLTCVADGSLLNGMSTADIATIFGNALDNAIEYEQKVKDKEKRLIHVSVFSKRNFIMIRVENYFEGDLIIEGDLPKTTKRNTYLHGYGLKSIQHTVQKYGGVVNVNQNGNWFELEILMPKLN, from the coding sequence ATGATTGATGTTCTCCCTGATATTCCACGAGTATATACAGCGTTAGCCGAGTGGATCGCTTGTATTATTTATATCTCTATCTTGAAAAGGCATCTGAGACGTTCCCATCTTGTCTTGTTCGCTAGTCTCGCTTTAATTGTTCAAATCACCTTTTTGGTTGTAACCGATTATTTATCGCTAGCTTTTTGGATTCCAAGTATGGCGATGGCTGTTATATTAATGTTTATTTTTATCTATAAAAGCACACAATTAAACTTTTTGGATGCGGGTTACTTTACGGTCAAAGCATTTGTTTTGGCAGAGTTAGTCGCTTCTTTTCAATGGCAGTTACATAATTTTTTCTGGAAACAGGGCTTCACAGATTCTTTACAAGAAATCATTTTATTGATTTTAGTCTATGGCAGTGCGTTTTTGGCTATTTGGTTTTTAGAAAGAAAGCATATTCCAGAAGACGGTATGATGAATGTTAGTCGACGTGAATTAGTTTCTGTTGTTGTGATTGGGGTTGCCGTTTTTGCGATTAGTAATTTAAGTTTTGTCACATCAAAGACACCTTTTAGTGGTCAATATGCGCAAGAGATTCTTAATATTCGTACCTTAGTTGATCTAGGTGGATTCACAATCTTGCATGCGTATCATCTTCAATTAACTGATCTAAGAATTAAGCATGAGTTAAGAGCTATGCAATATATTCTGCAAAGTCAATATACACAATATCAACAATCTAAGGAAAGTATTGAGATGATTAATTATAAATATCATGATTTAAAAAATCAGATTATCGCTCTAAAAGCAGAGACAGATTCAGATAAGAGACATGCTTATTTAGAAAAGATGGAAGAAGAAATTAAAGCATACGAAGCTGAACACAAAACAGGCAACCATGTATTGGATACAGTTCTTAAAAGTAAAAGTTTATACTGCATCAAGAATGAGATTACATTAACTTGTGTAGCAGACGGATCATTACTAAATGGAATGAGTACAGCTGATATTGCTACAATTTTTGGGAATGCTTTAGATAATGCAATCGAATATGAACAAAAGGTTAAAGACAAGGAGAAAAGGCTGATCCATGTATCGGTTTTTTCAAAAAGGAATTTTATTATGATTAGAGTAGAAAATTACTTTGAAGGTGATTTAATAATTGAAGGTGATTTACCTAAAACGACAAAACGAAATACATACCTTCATGGTTATGGCTTAAAAAGTATTCAACATACAGTTCAGAAGTATGGTGGTGTGGTGAATGTTAATCAAAATGGGAATTGGTTTGAGTTGGAAATTTTGATGCCAAAACTGAATTAG
- a CDS encoding methionine ABC transporter ATP-binding protein has translation MIKFSDVSKTFTIGKRQVHAVQDVSLEVSEGDIFGIIGFSGAGKSTLLRLVNQLERPTKGSVFIRDIDISKLSAKQLRKQRSQIGMIFQNFNLLTSRNVAGNIAYPLKVAGYNKHEIKERVTELLEFVGLSDKAKDYPEQLSGGQKQRVGIARALASSPEILICDEATSALDPETTQDILRLLKKVNRELGVTILLITHEMHVIQSICNKVAVMESGRVIESGPVFDVFTNPKHTTTRRFIQSVQKDLPSDTILQEWQRNNGGKLYRVIFKGSSTVDPLLSTITKKYNVDFNIIYGSVQELQEQLFGNMIISLIGDEGNKQKVLTELSNLVEVREVDINER, from the coding sequence GTGATTAAGTTCAGTGATGTATCCAAAACGTTTACGATTGGAAAAAGGCAGGTTCATGCTGTTCAAGATGTGTCACTCGAGGTGAGTGAAGGTGATATTTTTGGCATTATTGGCTTTAGTGGTGCTGGAAAAAGTACATTATTACGGCTTGTTAATCAGTTAGAGCGACCGACAAAGGGCTCGGTTTTTATCAGGGATATAGATATTAGTAAGCTATCGGCCAAACAATTGCGGAAGCAGCGGAGCCAAATCGGGATGATTTTTCAAAACTTTAATTTATTAACATCACGTAATGTTGCTGGAAATATTGCTTATCCACTTAAAGTAGCCGGCTATAACAAACATGAGATTAAAGAACGAGTTACTGAATTACTTGAATTCGTTGGATTATCTGATAAAGCCAAGGACTATCCTGAACAGTTGTCAGGAGGTCAAAAACAACGAGTAGGCATTGCAAGAGCACTTGCTTCGTCTCCTGAGATTTTGATTTGTGATGAAGCAACCTCAGCTTTAGATCCAGAAACAACGCAGGATATCTTGAGGTTGCTAAAGAAGGTGAATCGTGAACTAGGCGTAACCATTTTATTAATCACTCACGAAATGCATGTAATTCAATCTATTTGTAATAAAGTTGCGGTAATGGAAAGTGGTCGAGTGATTGAGTCAGGTCCGGTCTTTGATGTTTTTACAAATCCGAAGCATACGACTACACGTCGCTTTATTCAATCGGTACAAAAAGATTTACCTTCAGATACGATTTTACAAGAGTGGCAGAGAAATAATGGCGGCAAATTATATCGTGTTATCTTCAAGGGTTCATCTACTGTTGATCCATTACTATCAACGATTACAAAGAAATACAACGTAGATTTTAATATTATTTATGGCTCAGTCCAGGAATTACAGGAGCAGCTTTTTGGCAATATGATAATTTCTCTTATTGGGGATGAAGGTAATAAGCAAAAGGTTCTAACTGAATTATCGAATCTAGTTGAAGTGAGGGAGGTTGATATTAATGAACGTTGA
- a CDS encoding MFS transporter, which yields MIYIIFALLFVSVFEVFAHSSIISSFMVVLGGSDMMLIILFVVYLMAVMIGAILSGYLIDQVGAKFISIIGLFAVSGILVVYLFVHSPGQLLTIRFVHGLFSGFLFTSILVQLSTIETSVVKGSFIKYSACIICLASFLGSSFGVIMSKHFVVESVFYSISLLIFALGVVSIFIIKEPEVAQRILSFSKYLKATFVLVNQSVMGYSYSAALLLMFTQGTLHYLLPQKIATLGESSSLTVYLLTVFILVSSIVLLLPTKKLFERFSTEIIIIFGMLILSLCLFMISFINLVPILYILMTMYGFGFACVLLPILQGVVEGPSDVNRGIGFGLLICFMAFGVLAGPFVTGVFPTISLSFLIGGFILALCSAYYGFSIKLNQINSMINN from the coding sequence ATGATCTATATAATTTTCGCTTTATTGTTTGTTTCAGTATTTGAAGTCTTTGCACATAGCTCAATTATCAGTTCGTTTATGGTTGTCTTGGGCGGGTCTGATATGATGCTAATTATTTTATTTGTTGTGTATTTAATGGCGGTAATGATCGGAGCCATTCTTTCTGGTTATTTGATTGATCAAGTAGGTGCAAAATTCATTTCAATCATTGGGTTGTTCGCAGTATCTGGGATATTAGTTGTTTATCTATTTGTTCATTCACCGGGTCAATTGTTAACGATTAGATTTGTCCATGGCTTATTTAGTGGGTTTTTATTTACTAGTATACTTGTTCAATTATCAACAATTGAGACATCAGTAGTTAAAGGTAGTTTTATAAAATATTCAGCTTGTATCATATGTCTGGCTTCATTTCTTGGATCAAGTTTTGGTGTTATTATGAGCAAACATTTTGTTGTTGAATCTGTATTTTACTCAATCAGTTTGTTAATATTTGCGCTCGGTGTTGTTAGTATTTTTATAATAAAAGAACCTGAAGTAGCGCAACGAATATTAAGCTTCTCAAAATACCTTAAGGCGACATTTGTCTTAGTCAATCAATCAGTAATGGGCTATAGCTATTCTGCTGCGCTATTATTGATGTTTACTCAAGGCACATTGCACTACCTACTACCACAAAAAATAGCTACATTAGGAGAATCATCTAGCTTAACGGTGTATTTGCTCACTGTTTTTATTCTAGTTAGTAGTATTGTATTACTCCTACCAACTAAAAAACTCTTTGAGCGTTTTTCAACAGAGATCATCATAATCTTTGGAATGCTAATATTGTCTTTATGTCTATTCATGATTAGTTTTATTAATTTAGTTCCCATTCTGTATATATTAATGACCATGTACGGGTTTGGATTTGCTTGTGTATTATTACCGATTTTACAAGGTGTTGTAGAGGGTCCTTCAGACGTTAATCGAGGCATTGGCTTTGGATTATTAATTTGTTTTATGGCATTTGGTGTGTTGGCAGGGCCATTTGTTACAGGCGTTTTTCCGACTATTTCACTATCATTTTTAATTGGTGGATTTATTTTAGCGCTCTGTTCAGCTTATTATGGATTCTCGATTAAACTAAATCAAATAAACTCAATGATTAACAACTAA
- a CDS encoding transposase — MVNSLLSIDTEFSWIYELINDLKYSLFIGNFNHFKYHLQRSKERPLRRYIRTTLQTLEYYSEAIQNSCHYNLSNGHLEGINNKIKTMKRTGFGYRNFDHLKTRAMISLIINKE, encoded by the coding sequence ATGGTTAATTCTCTCTTATCAATTGATACAGAATTTAGTTGGATCTATGAGCTAATTAATGATTTAAAATACAGCTTGTTCATCGGTAATTTCAATCATTTTAAATACCACCTACAGCGTAGTAAAGAGCGACCACTCCGGAGATATATACGAACAACCCTTCAAACTTTAGAATATTATTCGGAAGCGATTCAAAATTCTTGTCACTATAATTTATCAAATGGACATTTAGAAGGGATAAACAATAAAATAAAAACAATGAAACGTACCGGGTTTGGATATAGAAATTTTGATCATCTAAAAACAAGAGCTATGATTAGTCTAATAATTAATAAAGAATGA
- the glf gene encoding UDP-galactopyranose mutase, with translation MYDYLIVGAGLFGSIFAYEAKQRGKKCLVIDKRNHIGGNVYTKEVEGIQVHEYGAHIFHTNNKRIWDYVNQFAEFNRYTNSPIANYKGEIYNLPFNMNTFHKLWGVTSPEEAKRKIEEQRKTANISQPSNLEEQAISLVGTDIYQKLIKGYTEKQWGRPANELPAFIIKRLPVRFTYDNNYFNDRFQGIPVGGYTQIFEKLLDGIDVKLKTDFFKEREELETLANKIVFTGMIDQFYDYQFGVLNYRSLKFETNVLDDTDNFQGNAVVNYTDSETTYTRIIEHKHFEFGKQEKTVITKEYPMEWEQGLEPYYPINDDENNTVYKKYKDLADQEAKVIFGGRLANYKYYDMHQVIGEALVTVEKEFGK, from the coding sequence ATGTATGATTATTTAATTGTTGGTGCCGGCCTATTTGGATCGATTTTTGCCTATGAAGCAAAACAAAGGGGCAAAAAGTGCCTAGTAATCGATAAGCGCAACCATATTGGCGGAAATGTTTACACAAAAGAAGTCGAAGGAATTCAAGTTCATGAATATGGTGCTCACATTTTCCATACTAACAACAAACGTATTTGGGATTATGTGAATCAATTTGCTGAATTTAACCGGTATACAAACTCACCGATTGCGAATTATAAGGGAGAAATCTATAATCTTCCTTTTAACATGAACACATTTCATAAATTATGGGGAGTAACGAGTCCAGAAGAAGCAAAACGAAAGATAGAGGAACAAAGAAAGACCGCTAATATTTCACAACCGAGCAACCTAGAAGAACAAGCTATTTCGCTCGTCGGTACCGATATTTATCAAAAATTAATTAAAGGTTATACAGAAAAACAATGGGGTCGGCCAGCAAATGAACTACCTGCTTTTATTATTAAAAGACTCCCCGTTCGTTTCACTTATGATAATAACTACTTTAATGATCGATTTCAAGGGATTCCTGTTGGGGGTTATACTCAAATCTTTGAAAAGTTACTTGATGGAATTGATGTTAAATTAAAAACCGACTTCTTTAAAGAGCGAGAGGAATTAGAAACACTCGCAAATAAAATTGTTTTCACAGGTATGATTGATCAATTTTACGATTATCAATTTGGCGTCCTAAATTATCGTAGTTTGAAATTTGAAACGAATGTTTTAGATGATACGGACAATTTTCAAGGGAATGCCGTTGTTAACTATACTGACAGTGAAACGACGTATACACGAATTATCGAACATAAACACTTTGAGTTTGGTAAACAAGAGAAAACCGTCATCACAAAAGAATATCCAATGGAGTGGGAACAGGGGCTTGAGCCATACTATCCAATTAACGATGATGAAAATAATACGGTCTATAAAAAATATAAAGATCTAGCTGATCAAGAAGCTAAAGTCATCTTTGGTGGAAGATTGGCTAACTATAAATATTATGATATGCATCAAGTGATTGGTGAAGCATTAGTAACGGTTGAAAAAGAGTTTGGCAAATAG